Proteins from one Sulfurovum sp. TSL1 genomic window:
- a CDS encoding superinfection immunity protein, producing the protein MIMKLFLLLIVLAIYMLPTYLAYRLNHPRKAAITVVNIFGGLFYGIGWVVALTWVFVRDGKLSKLDTE; encoded by the coding sequence ATGATTATGAAACTATTTTTATTATTAATCGTTTTGGCGATTTATATGCTACCAACATATTTAGCTTATCGCTTGAACCATCCAAGAAAAGCTGCAATAACAGTGGTCAATATATTCGGCGGACTTTTTTATGGTATTGGTTGGGTTGTAGCACTAACTTGGGTATTTGTTAGGGATGGCAAGCTATCAAAGTTAGATACAGAATAG
- a CDS encoding helix-turn-helix domain-containing protein, translating to MEIYDFNEEELDKFYKKIGKNVKKYREEKGVTQMELAHAIGHNSVGYISKAELYKYNKHFSLEQLYKISKVLNVNISQLIDA from the coding sequence TTGGAGATATACGATTTTAATGAAGAAGAGTTAGATAAATTCTATAAAAAGATCGGTAAAAATGTCAAAAAATATCGTGAAGAAAAGGGAGTTACCCAAATGGAATTAGCTCACGCTATAGGCCATAACTCAGTTGGATATATTTCCAAAGCAGAACTCTATAAATATAATAAACATTTTAGTCTCGAACAGCTTTATAAAATATCAAAAGTATTAAATGTGAATATATCTCAACTTATTGATGCATAA
- a CDS encoding type I restriction-modification system subunit M, translating into MGEEQKKQLEQQLWNIANALRGKMDADEFRDYILGFIFYKYLSEKMEHYADEILAEDGMTYLELSSSPDRQEYLEAIQEESIEKLGYFLEPEELFSQVAKRSAGSTDNFILDDLTQILRNIERTTMGHESEDDFVYLFEDLDLTSSKLGKTEAQKNTLISKVLSHLDAINFELQNHDRDVLGDAYEYLIGQFAAGAGKKAGEFYTPQQVSKILAKIVTTGKTKLKSVYDPTCGSGSLLLRVTKEVEEVSSFYGQELNRTTYNLARMNMIMHDVHYRKFDIKQEDTLEHPQHMELRFEAIIANPPFSAKWSANPLFMSDDRFSQYGKLAPSSKADFAFVQHMIHHLDENGTMAIVLPHGVLFRGAAEGHIRKYLIEDKNYLDAVIGLPANIFYGTSIPTCILVFKKCREESDNILFIDASAHFEKAKNQNYMRVEDIEKIVMTFRDRIAEEKYSRLVTLDEIKENDYNLNIPRYVDTFEEEEPVDLDTVSSELKALEVDMRATDEMIAKFCGELAIATPF; encoded by the coding sequence ATGGGAGAAGAGCAAAAAAAGCAGTTAGAGCAGCAGTTATGGAATATCGCCAATGCACTCAGAGGTAAGATGGATGCGGATGAGTTTCGTGATTATATCCTTGGTTTTATCTTTTATAAGTATCTCTCTGAAAAGATGGAACATTATGCTGATGAGATATTGGCAGAAGATGGCATGACTTATCTGGAGCTTTCGAGTTCACCTGATAGACAAGAGTATCTTGAAGCGATACAAGAAGAGTCTATAGAAAAACTTGGATACTTCCTAGAGCCTGAAGAATTATTTAGCCAAGTAGCGAAAAGAAGTGCAGGTAGTACGGATAACTTCATACTAGATGACCTTACACAAATCCTTAGAAACATTGAACGAACAACAATGGGACATGAGAGTGAAGATGACTTTGTTTATCTCTTTGAAGATCTTGATCTAACCTCTTCAAAGCTGGGTAAAACTGAAGCACAGAAAAATACTCTTATCTCCAAAGTTCTCTCACATCTTGATGCCATCAACTTCGAGCTACAAAACCATGATAGGGATGTACTTGGTGATGCCTATGAGTATCTTATAGGACAGTTTGCAGCGGGTGCTGGTAAGAAAGCTGGAGAGTTCTATACCCCTCAACAGGTCTCAAAGATACTTGCCAAGATCGTGACTACGGGTAAAACTAAGCTCAAGTCAGTTTATGATCCGACCTGCGGTTCGGGTTCGCTTCTTCTTCGTGTGACTAAGGAGGTAGAAGAGGTCTCCAGCTTTTACGGGCAGGAGCTCAACCGTACCACCTATAACCTTGCTCGTATGAACATGATAATGCATGATGTCCACTACAGAAAATTTGACATTAAGCAAGAGGATACTTTGGAGCATCCACAGCATATGGAGCTTAGATTTGAAGCCATCATTGCCAATCCTCCCTTCTCTGCCAAATGGTCAGCCAATCCGCTCTTTATGAGTGATGATAGATTCTCGCAGTATGGTAAACTAGCTCCTTCTTCTAAAGCTGACTTTGCTTTTGTACAGCATATGATACATCACTTAGATGAGAATGGCACTATGGCTATTGTACTGCCTCACGGTGTTTTATTTCGAGGAGCTGCTGAGGGTCATATAAGAAAGTATCTTATAGAAGATAAAAACTACCTTGATGCTGTGATAGGACTACCTGCCAATATCTTCTACGGTACTTCTATCCCTACATGTATCCTAGTCTTTAAAAAGTGTAGAGAAGAGAGTGACAATATCTTATTTATCGATGCTTCCGCACATTTTGAGAAGGCTAAGAACCAGAACTATATGAGAGTTGAAGATATTGAGAAGATAGTAATGACTTTCAGAGACAGAATAGCTGAAGAGAAGTACTCTCGCCTAGTTACACTTGATGAAATAAAAGAGAATGACTATAATCTCAATATCCCAAGATATGTTGATACTTTTGAAGAGGAAGAGCCTGTTGATTTGGATACGGTGAGTAGTGAGTTGAAAGCTCTTGAGGTAGATATGAGAGCTACCGATGAGATGATAGCTAAGTTCTGTGGTGAGCTTGCTATCGCTACACCGTTTTAA